The Micromonas commoda chromosome 6, complete sequence genome includes the window gcaccgcggcgccgtctcaTCCGCCGACGTTCCCTCATCCTCCGACGAGATCCGCGCGTCCGATCCCGAACCCccggcgaggcggtcgcAGATGGaccagctcctcgacgccgtcgccgacggctacgacgacgacctcgacgccgacttCGATCGCGCCGCCAAATTCATGGCGTCCACCACCGACTTACGGCTCACGAACGACCAGAAGCTGCGCGTCTACGCCCTCTTCAAGCAGGCCACGTTTGGACGATGCGACCAACCAAAGCCGCGGCTGCTCGACGGCTTGGCGCGGCACGCCAAGTGGACGGCGTGGAACGAGCTCGGGGAGTTgtcacgcgacgacgcgaaggaggcgtacgtcgagctcgtggcgGAGCTCCGGCGGAggacggaggcggacgagggtggcgatggcgacggcacagctggcgatggcgacgaaggcacagctgtcgacggcgaaggcgacgcgctcggcgggctcggcggtcCGGTGTTTTCGCGGCCGCGGATGCCCTTCGACGTTGGGGATGCCGAGGGGGatgccgaggggggtgccgaggggggtgccgagtcGATCGGGGCGATGGATCCGCTGCTGGAGGCGTgccggcggggcgacgtcgagtcgcttcgacgcgcggcgaactTCGGCCCCCTCGACCTtcgcctcgcggacgagtgCGGCCGCACCGCGCTGCActgggcggcggacggcgggcACGTGcaggtggcgacggcgctgatcaagatgggcgcggacgtggacgcggtggacgacgacggtcagACGGCGCTTCACtacgccgcgacgtgcgagaGGGCGGAGATGTGTAGGCTCCTGTTGGAGAGCGGCGCAGATccggacgcggaggatgcggacggcgacacgccgaacgcgctcgGGGCGGTGGGTCTCGCCATGcggtcgccgggcgcggactGAGGCGCTTTGACGGTTGTTAGCGGGGCGTTTTAGTGCATGCGAgagtcgacgcgagcgtcgggcTTTGTGGACCTTTCGTTTTTCTCCGAGATATTTTCTCCGagacgacctcgccgtcttTCTGCCGTTGCTCGCGATAGAGAGAGATCATTCCTCGAAGCGTCGCGCCATGGTGGCGAGTCACGtgcttcgcgcgctcgcgcggcgacccgtcgcgggtagcgccgcgctcgccgggaCGTCCCtagcggcgggggcggtcgcGAACCCCGATTCCGACGGCGTGCACTTCGTCAACAGGTTCGCCGAGGCGTCCAGGGCCTTTCTCCCGATGTACTTCGTGGATTACATCGGTCACGTTCGTCGATGCGCGGGGAAGcgagacgacgaggagcacaTGTGGAAGAGCCGGCAGATCATGTGGACCGGGGTGGCCACGAGGCTCAGGGATCTGTGCAAGAAGAACGGGGGCATCTACGTCAAGGCCGGGCAGCACATATGCGTTCAGCCCGTGTCGCCTGCCCCCTTTCAGACGATACTGAGGACCCTCATGGACAGCGCGGGGGTCCGACCTTTCGAGGAGGACCGAGCCACGTTTTACGAGGACCTCGGCGTGGATATCGAGGATGCCTTCGCATCCATCGATCCCACcccggtcgcgtccgcgtcgctggcgcAGGTGTACAAAGCGACGACGCACGGAGGCGAGACGGTCGCGGTCAAGATCCAGCAGAGGCCAGTCGCGAGATTCCTCGCCATCGACCTCGCCACCATCGACGCGTACTACTCCCTGCTGTCCTTTCTCATCCCGGGCCTGAGGTTCCAGTGGCTCGCCAACGAGACCCGGCGGCACATGGCCGAGGAGCTGGACTTTCGCGAGGAAGCTAAGAACGCGGAACGCGCCCGGGCGCTCATGGCCAAGGACTTTGACGATTCGACCGAGCTGCACGTCCCGCGCGTGCACGATACGctgagcggcgcgagggtgctgACGCAGGAGTggtgcgacggcgtccggATAGACGATAAGGAGGGGCTGCGTCAGCGTGGGGTGGACCGACGTGAGCTCGCGACGTTGGTCAACAGGATCTTCGGCCGGATGACGTTTGTTCACGGATTCGTGCACTGCGATCCCCACCCGGGAAATTTACTCGTCGACTCCAACGGCCGCGTCGTGCTCCTGGACCACGGCGTGTACCGGtccctggacgacgacaccaGGCGCACGTGGTGTAAGCTGTGGCGCGGGCTcatcgcgaacgacgacgcggagatgcgcgcggcggtggcggacctCGGGGTGGACCCCGAGTTGACCACGTTTTTCAGAatcgtcctcgcgctggtCCCCGCCAGGGTGGTGGAGGACGTCCACGGCAccagcacgagcgcggtgatATCGCCCCCGACCGGGGGGATGGGGAGCGtggacggcgggcgcgacgtccaggtcgcggcgaggtcggggaaccctaaccctaaccctaaacCCAGCCTCGCGGGGTTCTCGGGTGGGGTGGATAAGCTCTCCAGTTTCGGCAAACGCGAGGTGatgcgcgacgtcctcggcgtcaaGGTGGAGCGCCAGACGGAACTCTTCGAGACGTTACCCCGGGACCTGCTCATGATACTCAAGGCGAACAACCTGCTGAGGTACGTCAACGAGCAGCTCGACTCGCCCGTGAACCGCTTCAGGTCCATCGCtaacgccgcggaggagggcatCAATGTCAAtgccatcgcggcggaggggatCCTGGAACGCAAAGCGCGAGACCGAAACGGGGGCGGTCGACGAATGCGCGACCGGTCGGGGTGGAGCTACGGCGCGCAGGTGGGCGCGATGCTCCTGCCGCTTCAACTGGCGATGATGAAGGGGAAGCTCGGGTTCGCGATGTGGAGACGGGCTCGGGaagaggccaaggcggcgatgcagGGCGCGAAACGAGCGGGGGTTTCGAaagcggcgacgagcggcggcggcgcagccggcggcggcgaaccggCGATGACCtagacgcgacgcgacgcgacgcgatgctAAGAGTCATGACGTACCGGCTAGTAGACTAATCTTACGCGTGTTTACGACACGTGGCTAATAAGACTTGAGAGTAGAACAAAGTCGAAGGGTCAGAGCTCGTCCTTTGGCGGAGCATCGTCGGGGCTTTCCTCGTTGCCTTCCAGGTACCCGTCCGGGTAATCTTccgggctcgtcggcgcggagaaCTCCGTGTCCAGCTGTGAGACGTCCGGTCCCAACAGCGTCGGCGAGTCCCCGAACTCGTGCGCGTGGAAGCTCTTGATGATCCACTTGGTGAACTCCGCCACGTTGTACGCGGAGCCCTCCGCCGTGCCGGAGATTGCCCCCTCGGCGGTCACGTCGCACGAACCCCCCAGCCCCcactcgtccgccgccgctttcaCCTCGCCGCAGTGCTTCACC containing:
- a CDS encoding predicted protein, with amino-acid sequence MPSDAERLAGVGVAVAAVGLTTAASFYASRPGPKRWTRWLFVGGAAAAYGAYSLATWLEDQKNEAARGGDVRDALETRKKETHRGAVSSADVPSSSDEIRASDPEPPARRSQMDQLLDAVADGYDDDLDADFDRAAKFMASTTDLRLTNDQKLRVYALFKQATFGRCDQPKPRLLDGLARHAKWTAWNELGELSRDDAKEAYVELVAELRRRTEADEGGDGDGTAGDGDEGTAVDGEGDALGGLGGPVFSRPRMPFDVGDAEGDAEGGAEGGAESIGAMDPLLEACRRGDVESLRRAANFGPLDLRLADECGRTALHWAADGGHVQVATALIKMGADVDAVDDDGQTALHYAATCERAEMCRLLLESGADPDAEDADGDTPNALGAVGLAMRSPGAD
- a CDS encoding predicted protein — protein: ATRLRDLCKKNGGIYVKAGQHICVQPVSPAPFQTILRTLMDSAGVRPFEEDRATFYEDLGVDIEDAFASIDPTPVASASLAQVYKATTHGGETVAVKIQQRPVARFLAIDLATIDAYYSLLSFLIPGLRFQWLANETRRHMAEELDFREEAKNAERARALMAKDFDDSTELHVPRVHDTLSGARVLTQEWCDGVRIDDKEGLRQRGVDRRELATLVNRIFGRMTFVHGFVHCDPHPGNLLVDSNGRVVLLDHGVYRSLDDDTRRTWCKLWRGLIANDDAEMRAAVADLGVDPELTTFFRIVLALVPARVVEDVHGTSTSALSSFGKREVMRDVLGVKVERQTELFETLPRDLLMILKANNLLRYVNEQL